The Virgibacillus dokdonensis genome includes a window with the following:
- a CDS encoding ABC transporter ATP-binding protein, whose protein sequence is MILQARDISKTYNGYSVVKSTTFSIREGSIYVIQGKSGSGKSTFLSLLGGMEEPSTGKVYVENESLYDMTDKKRSRIRGELFGFVFQSFQLIPELTVRENIELPLNFIQKKSKWNLRELTTSLGIERHLDKKPGFLSGGEQQRVAIARALITSPKVIFADEPTGNLDSETTDIIISLLTSLTHTQKLSLVVVTHEKNLIKLPHSLFTIKDGHLKVEYENV, encoded by the coding sequence TTGATCTTACAAGCAAGAGATATAAGCAAAACATATAACGGTTACTCAGTAGTTAAATCAACAACTTTCTCTATCCGAGAAGGCTCCATATATGTAATCCAGGGTAAAAGTGGTTCAGGAAAATCAACTTTTCTCAGTTTACTTGGCGGAATGGAAGAACCGAGTACGGGAAAAGTTTATGTAGAAAATGAATCTCTTTACGATATGACAGACAAAAAACGTTCCAGAATACGTGGAGAACTGTTTGGTTTTGTTTTCCAGTCCTTTCAATTAATTCCCGAATTAACAGTAAGAGAAAATATTGAATTACCGTTAAATTTTATTCAAAAAAAATCAAAATGGAATTTAAGAGAACTTACTACTAGCTTAGGGATTGAAAGGCACTTAGATAAGAAACCTGGTTTTCTTTCTGGTGGAGAACAACAGCGTGTTGCTATTGCCAGAGCGTTGATTACCTCACCAAAAGTTATTTTTGCAGATGAACCAACTGGAAATTTAGATTCAGAAACTACTGATATTATCATCAGTTTGTTGACAAGTCTAACACATACACAAAAGCTATCTTTAGTAGTGGTAACACATGAAAAAAATCTAATAAAGTTGCCACATAGTTTATTCACAATTAAAGATGGACACCTCAAGGTGGAATACGAGAATGTTTAA
- a CDS encoding VanZ family protein produces MMDRLLSRSLFHFKIIVEEQFIMMTWLPHVLLLFVLPTWLIYGISRFLFYRKYKLRIMIELTILGYITYFIILFYVVWMTPTLLLEYLPINLIPFKTIFQYFVEVSTGTLAFSTAFINIAGNILLTVPIGFLIYIIYRRVSFNKLLLIALMFPLVIETGQLVLHLVDISTRTIDIDDLILNALGIVIGYYLLYLIQLFIKVKNT; encoded by the coding sequence ATGATGGACAGGCTCCTTTCAAGGAGCTTGTTTCATTTCAAAATAATAGTAGAGGAGCAATTTATAATGATGACTTGGTTACCGCACGTACTATTACTATTTGTATTACCTACTTGGCTTATCTATGGTATTTCAAGGTTTTTGTTTTACAGAAAATACAAACTACGTATAATGATAGAATTAACTATCTTGGGATACATTACATATTTTATAATCTTATTTTATGTCGTTTGGATGACTCCAACTCTATTACTTGAATATTTACCTATAAATCTAATACCCTTCAAAACTATTTTTCAATACTTTGTAGAGGTTTCAACAGGTACATTAGCATTTTCTACAGCTTTTATTAATATCGCTGGTAACATTTTACTCACAGTCCCGATAGGGTTCTTAATCTATATCATATACAGAAGGGTATCATTCAATAAACTTTTATTAATTGCACTAATGTTTCCCTTAGTTATTGAAACAGGTCAACTAGTATTGCATCTAGTAGACATTAGTACAAGAACAATTGATATTGATGATCTTATCTTAAACGCTCTTGGTATTGTTATCGGATACTACTTGCTTTATCTAATTCAATTATTTATAAAAGTAAAAAACACTTAA
- a CDS encoding MerR family transcriptional regulator has translation MYIQEVAKRLNTTARTIRFYEEKGLLSPSKQANQYRTFTDEEVVRISTILALREFGVGIKEIKQLLDDQKQYRIHDYLNLQRAVLFEKWLEMKDMIHTLDQLLEGNNDQSISTKDLIALSKHLRKLKHLRQSWQDKWDFDAQASDYDQSLRISGYRFNVHQDYETALEKVVDTMPLETGQTCLDIGIGTGNLGAKFLAKGVHIIGVDQSDNMLQACKQKHPEIEVRKGHFLALPILDQQVDGIVSSYALHHITDEQKLLALAEMDRVLRPNGAICIVDLMFQDDAHRGEVMQYLKESGNTEAIYAIEDEFYANGSTLLNWLQEHDYHVKTHIFNPILSMVYAFK, from the coding sequence ATGTATATTCAAGAAGTTGCCAAGCGGTTAAATACAACAGCAAGAACCATTCGATTTTATGAGGAAAAGGGTCTCCTATCACCTAGTAAGCAAGCGAATCAATATCGAACGTTTACAGATGAAGAAGTAGTAAGGATTAGCACGATATTAGCATTACGTGAATTTGGCGTTGGTATTAAAGAAATAAAGCAGTTACTTGATGATCAAAAACAATATCGTATCCATGATTATTTGAATCTGCAACGTGCTGTGCTTTTTGAAAAATGGTTAGAAATGAAAGATATGATTCACACGCTAGATCAGTTGTTAGAAGGAAATAACGATCAGTCGATTTCTACTAAAGATTTAATTGCTCTATCAAAGCATTTAAGAAAGCTAAAACATTTGCGCCAATCTTGGCAGGACAAATGGGATTTTGATGCACAAGCTTCGGATTATGATCAAAGTCTGAGAATAAGTGGTTATCGATTTAATGTCCATCAAGACTATGAAACGGCCTTGGAGAAAGTGGTTGATACAATGCCTCTAGAAACAGGACAAACTTGTTTAGATATTGGCATTGGCACAGGAAATTTAGGGGCTAAATTTTTAGCGAAAGGAGTTCATATTATTGGTGTAGACCAATCGGATAACATGTTGCAGGCATGTAAGCAAAAGCACCCAGAAATTGAAGTGCGTAAAGGCCATTTTCTGGCTTTGCCAATTTTAGATCAACAAGTTGATGGAATTGTCTCCAGTTATGCGTTACATCATATTACAGATGAACAAAAACTGCTTGCATTAGCTGAAATGGATAGAGTTCTACGTCCAAACGGTGCTATCTGTATTGTAGACTTAATGTTTCAAGATGACGCGCATCGAGGCGAAGTAATGCAATATTTAAAAGAAAGTGGAAATACAGAGGCTATCTATGCGATTGAGGATGAGTTTTATGCAAATGGTTCTACCCTGTTAAATTGGCTACAGGAACATGATTACCATGTTAAAACGCATATTTTTAATCCGATACTAAGTATGGTTTACGCATTCAAATAG